A stretch of Saccharothrix texasensis DNA encodes these proteins:
- a CDS encoding DUF445 domain-containing protein yields MEQLTPADQLKRQGLRRMKLVATGFFLAATVIFVVALLFEDGGPAWLGYVRAAAEAGMVGALADWFAVTALFRRPLGLPIPHTAIIPTRKDSFGDALGSFVGTNFLSEAVVRDKLRRAGIGRRLGEWVARPEHAERVTSELANVVKGAVTVLRDDDVQAVVEQALVRRLVDRPWGPPLGKLLGQVLTDGAHHKLVDLVCDRAYDWVRDNYDKVMGVVSDRAPTWSPKFVDSLLGDKVYTELLNFAWAVKTDVNHPMRLAVDQFLIEFAGDLRTDPATMQRAEQVKQQIVDHPDVQRLIGSAWGTAKKMLLDAAEDPSSELRKRVRVGLMTFGQRMVEDESLRDKVDGWLESAAGYVVTNYRDEITTLITDTVERWDAEETSRKIELQVGRDLQFIRINGTVVGALAGLAIYTVGQLLT; encoded by the coding sequence GTGGAGCAACTGACCCCCGCTGACCAGCTCAAGCGCCAGGGCCTGCGCCGGATGAAGCTCGTGGCGACCGGCTTCTTCCTGGCCGCGACGGTGATCTTCGTCGTGGCCCTGCTGTTCGAGGACGGTGGCCCGGCGTGGCTCGGCTACGTCCGCGCGGCCGCCGAGGCGGGCATGGTCGGCGCGTTGGCCGACTGGTTCGCCGTGACCGCGCTGTTCCGCCGGCCGCTCGGCCTGCCGATCCCGCACACGGCGATCATCCCGACCCGCAAGGACAGCTTCGGCGACGCGCTGGGGTCGTTCGTCGGGACGAACTTCCTGTCCGAGGCGGTGGTGCGGGACAAGCTGCGGCGGGCGGGCATCGGCCGGCGGCTCGGCGAGTGGGTCGCCCGGCCCGAGCACGCCGAGCGGGTGACGTCCGAGCTGGCCAACGTCGTGAAGGGCGCGGTGACCGTGCTGCGCGACGACGACGTGCAGGCCGTGGTCGAGCAGGCGCTGGTGCGGCGGTTGGTCGACCGGCCGTGGGGCCCGCCGCTGGGCAAGCTGCTCGGCCAGGTGCTCACCGACGGTGCGCACCACAAGCTCGTCGACCTGGTGTGCGACCGGGCGTACGACTGGGTGCGGGACAACTACGACAAGGTCATGGGCGTGGTGTCGGACCGGGCGCCGACGTGGTCGCCGAAGTTCGTCGACTCGCTGCTGGGCGACAAGGTGTACACCGAGCTGCTGAACTTCGCGTGGGCAGTGAAGACCGACGTCAACCACCCGATGCGGCTGGCGGTGGACCAGTTCCTGATCGAGTTCGCGGGCGACCTGCGCACCGACCCGGCGACCATGCAGCGGGCCGAGCAGGTCAAGCAGCAGATCGTGGACCACCCGGACGTGCAGCGGCTGATCGGGTCGGCCTGGGGCACGGCGAAGAAGATGCTGCTCGACGCGGCCGAGGACCCGTCGTCGGAGCTGCGCAAGCGCGTGCGCGTGGGGCTGATGACGTTCGGGCAGCGGATGGTCGAGGACGAGTCGCTGCGCGACAAGGTCGACGGGTGGCTCGAAAGCGCGGCCGGGTACGTGGTGACCAACTACCGCGACGAGATCACCACGCTGATCACGGACACCGTCGAGCGCTGGGACGCCGAGGAGACCTCGCGCAAGATCGAGCTGCAGGTCGGCCGCGACCTGCAGTTCATCCGGATCAACGGCACGGTCGTCGGCGCGCTCGCGGGCCTGGCGATCTACACCGTCGGTCAGCTCCTGACGTGA
- a CDS encoding DUF2516 family protein has protein sequence MDAWVMFAVYYAALVMGVFAFAHALSQRADAFTAAERMTKPAWLGITGGGAFALLLFHPFSAGGMFWLAGLVAVTVYVVDVRPRLIEVQRGPRW, from the coding sequence CTGGACGCCTGGGTCATGTTCGCGGTGTACTACGCCGCGCTGGTCATGGGCGTGTTCGCCTTCGCGCACGCCCTCTCGCAGCGGGCCGACGCCTTCACGGCGGCCGAGCGCATGACCAAGCCCGCGTGGCTCGGCATCACCGGCGGTGGCGCGTTCGCGCTGCTGCTGTTCCACCCGTTCTCCGCCGGCGGCATGTTCTGGCTCGCCGGGCTGGTCGCGGTCACGGTGTACGTGGTCGACGTCCGGCCCCGGCTGATCGAGGTGCAGCGCGGCCCGCGGTGGTGA
- a CDS encoding helix-turn-helix domain-containing protein, with protein sequence MPRKLDKSIDEAVADLGRDIGEYIRQQRNTAKISLRQLAKLAGVSNPYLSQIERGLRKPSAEILQQIAKGLRISAEALYVEAGILEQREGGALADAIVTAPDLTERQKQVLLDVYESFRRENTTGKTGDRPAAGGAGPAAATQNKEE encoded by the coding sequence GTGCCGCGCAAGTTGGACAAGTCCATCGACGAGGCGGTGGCCGATCTCGGCCGCGACATCGGCGAGTACATCCGCCAGCAGCGCAACACGGCGAAGATCTCGTTGCGGCAGCTGGCCAAGCTCGCCGGCGTCTCCAACCCGTACCTGAGCCAGATCGAACGCGGCCTGCGCAAGCCGAGCGCGGAGATCCTGCAGCAGATCGCCAAGGGGCTGCGGATCTCGGCGGAGGCGCTGTACGTCGAGGCCGGGATCCTGGAGCAGCGCGAAGGCGGCGCCCTGGCGGACGCCATCGTCACCGCCCCCGACCTGACCGAGCGGCAGAAACAGGTGCTGCTCGACGTCTACGAGTCGTTCCGGCGGGAGAACACCACCGGCAAGACCGGCGACCGGCCGGCTGCCGGCGGGGCCGGACCGGCCGCCGCCACCCAGAACAAGGAGGAGTGA
- a CDS encoding NACHT domain-containing protein has protein sequence MSRFRQRAVLTGCVLAAVLAAAGLFVTDYGIDPELWLSGLALGFLALLAALDPWLHRRRAAGLATDDNLDAAASALARALHAQWNEECRARGLPEHLLDLHWSALRGEPGHSDAVVRAFQREHRMVFLGEPGAGKSTTVMLLTIGLLDRLVDGPVPVLLPLSTWNPEAEDVRTWMTRRLYEDHPALRNTELYGSYAGDLLVEQRRVFPVLDGLDQIPPERRADALDRINRAFPGNHPLVLTSRTDEFAELTATVPNAQVVELQPVDLEEVAGYLRSVSDPVTAARWEPVFLHLRAEPDGRLAESLSTPLAVWLAGVVYGYGEPSELLDRTRFPDRVAIEDHLADLLVSGAFGDRGVAHQARASQVWPRDRAARWLAFLAGEMRRRGVRELGWWDLRRSVGATWLALLGAVTLGAIGGFGVAWLMAYASTPRLAPITGLAAGLAVAVAALYASGHRAVKPRLGVWRSLVVVSGVLGTAAGLVFGALYGLSAGLVVGLGIAVAVALRFGLGSTAELSHPSSPKWTMARDRIAVWTGSLVLAVVFGAAAGLVFGPSQSGMVGLGLACGLMLGFTLSVLHLRWWWFTVARIWLAARGKLPWELMVFLEDARKLGVLRQAGAAYQFRHALVQDRLAGARPSQVTSDA, from the coding sequence GTGTCCAGATTCCGCCAACGGGCCGTGCTCACGGGGTGCGTGCTGGCCGCCGTGCTCGCCGCGGCCGGGCTGTTCGTCACCGACTACGGCATCGACCCCGAGCTGTGGCTGTCCGGCCTCGCCCTCGGCTTCCTGGCGCTGCTCGCGGCGCTGGACCCGTGGCTGCACCGCAGGCGGGCCGCGGGCCTCGCCACGGACGACAACCTCGACGCCGCCGCGAGCGCCCTGGCCCGCGCCCTGCACGCGCAGTGGAACGAGGAGTGCCGCGCCCGCGGCCTGCCGGAGCACCTCCTCGACCTGCACTGGAGCGCCCTGCGGGGTGAGCCGGGGCACAGCGACGCGGTCGTCCGCGCGTTCCAGCGCGAGCACCGCATGGTGTTCCTCGGCGAGCCCGGCGCGGGCAAGAGCACGACCGTGATGCTGCTCACGATCGGCCTGCTCGACCGCCTCGTGGACGGCCCGGTGCCGGTCCTGCTGCCACTGTCCACGTGGAACCCGGAGGCGGAGGACGTCCGCACCTGGATGACCCGGCGGCTGTACGAGGACCACCCGGCGCTGCGCAACACCGAGCTGTACGGCAGCTACGCGGGCGACCTGCTGGTGGAGCAGCGCCGCGTGTTCCCGGTGCTCGACGGCCTCGACCAGATCCCGCCCGAACGGCGCGCGGACGCGCTGGACCGCATCAACCGCGCGTTCCCCGGCAACCACCCGCTGGTGCTGACCAGCCGGACCGACGAGTTCGCCGAGCTGACCGCCACCGTGCCGAACGCGCAGGTGGTGGAGCTGCAACCGGTGGACCTGGAGGAGGTGGCGGGCTACCTGCGGTCGGTGTCGGACCCGGTGACGGCGGCCCGCTGGGAGCCGGTCTTCCTGCACCTGCGCGCCGAGCCGGACGGTCGGCTGGCCGAGTCGCTGTCCACGCCGCTGGCGGTGTGGCTGGCGGGCGTCGTCTACGGGTACGGCGAGCCGAGCGAGCTGCTGGACCGCACCCGGTTCCCCGACCGGGTCGCCATCGAGGACCACTTGGCGGACCTGCTGGTCAGCGGCGCGTTCGGTGATCGCGGGGTGGCGCACCAGGCCCGGGCCAGCCAGGTCTGGCCGAGGGACAGGGCGGCCCGCTGGCTGGCGTTCCTGGCCGGCGAGATGCGCCGGCGCGGGGTGCGCGAGCTGGGCTGGTGGGACCTGCGCCGCTCGGTCGGCGCCACGTGGCTGGCGCTGCTCGGCGCGGTCACGCTCGGCGCGATCGGCGGTTTCGGCGTGGCCTGGCTGATGGCCTACGCGAGCACGCCGAGGCTGGCGCCGATCACCGGCCTGGCCGCCGGGCTCGCGGTGGCCGTGGCCGCGCTGTACGCGTCCGGGCACCGCGCGGTGAAGCCCCGGCTCGGGGTGTGGCGCAGCCTGGTGGTGGTCAGCGGTGTGCTCGGCACGGCGGCCGGCCTGGTGTTCGGCGCGCTGTACGGGCTGTCGGCCGGCCTGGTCGTCGGCCTCGGCATCGCGGTGGCGGTGGCGCTGCGGTTCGGGTTGGGCAGCACGGCCGAGCTGAGCCACCCGTCCAGTCCGAAGTGGACGATGGCGCGGGACCGGATCGCGGTGTGGACGGGGTCGCTGGTGCTGGCCGTGGTGTTCGGCGCGGCGGCCGGGCTGGTGTTCGGGCCGAGCCAGTCGGGCATGGTCGGGCTCGGCCTGGCGTGCGGGCTGATGCTCGGCTTCACGCTGTCCGTGCTGCACCTGCGCTGGTGGTGGTTCACCGTGGCGCGGATCTGGCTGGCCGCGCGGGGCAAGCTGCCGTGGGAGCTGATGGTGTTCCTGGAGGACGCGCGCAAGCTCGGCGTGCTGCGGCAGGCGGGCGCGGCCTACCAGTTCCGGCACGCGCTGGTGCAGGACCGGCTGGCGGGCGCGCGCCCGTCCCAGGTCACGTCAGACGCTTAG
- a CDS encoding pyridoxal phosphate-dependent aminotransferase, whose protein sequence is MRAPALVTRMRPFTSTIFAEMTALATRTGAVNLGQGFPDTDGPAGMLAAAKAAIDGGLNQYPPGPGTPELRQAISEHRARYGTHYDPDTEVLVTVGATEAIAATLLALVEPGDEVVLIEPYYDSYAASVALAGATRRTVGLVEEPGTGRLGLDVDALRAAIGPKTRALLLNSPHNPTGTVFNYVELAAVAALCVEHDLVAITDEVYEHLVFDGLAHVPLATFPGMAERTVTISGAGKSFNCTGWKIGWACGPAELVGAARAAKQFLTFVGGAPFQPAVAHALRHELEWVEGLRTSLQDKRSRLAGGLAEAGFAVRPSEGTYFITADVRPLGFTDGAQLCRELPGRIGVAAVPVQVFTDHPDQWRHLVRFAFCKRDEVLDEAIGRLRGLSV, encoded by the coding sequence GTGCGGGCACCAGCGCTAGTCACCAGGATGAGGCCGTTCACCTCGACGATCTTCGCCGAGATGACGGCGTTGGCCACGCGCACCGGGGCGGTGAACCTCGGGCAGGGCTTCCCGGACACCGACGGACCGGCCGGGATGCTCGCCGCCGCCAAGGCCGCGATCGACGGCGGGCTCAACCAGTACCCGCCCGGTCCGGGCACGCCCGAGCTGCGCCAGGCGATCTCCGAGCACCGCGCGCGCTACGGCACCCACTACGACCCCGACACCGAGGTCCTGGTGACGGTAGGCGCCACCGAGGCCATCGCGGCCACGCTGCTGGCGCTGGTGGAGCCCGGTGACGAGGTCGTGCTCATCGAGCCCTACTACGACTCCTACGCGGCGTCCGTGGCGCTGGCCGGCGCGACCCGCCGCACGGTGGGGCTGGTCGAGGAGCCGGGCACCGGTCGGCTCGGGCTCGACGTCGACGCGCTGCGCGCCGCGATCGGCCCGAAGACCAGGGCGCTGCTGCTCAACTCGCCGCACAACCCCACCGGCACCGTGTTCAACTACGTGGAGCTGGCGGCCGTCGCCGCGCTGTGCGTCGAGCACGACCTGGTGGCGATCACCGACGAGGTGTACGAGCACCTGGTCTTCGACGGCCTCGCGCACGTGCCGCTGGCCACGTTCCCGGGCATGGCCGAGCGGACCGTGACGATCTCCGGCGCGGGCAAGTCGTTCAACTGCACGGGCTGGAAGATCGGCTGGGCGTGCGGTCCGGCCGAGCTGGTCGGCGCGGCGCGCGCGGCCAAGCAGTTCCTGACCTTCGTCGGCGGGGCGCCGTTCCAGCCGGCCGTGGCGCACGCGCTGCGCCACGAGCTGGAGTGGGTCGAGGGCCTGCGCACGTCGTTGCAGGACAAGCGGTCGCGGCTGGCCGGTGGCCTGGCCGAGGCCGGGTTCGCGGTGCGGCCCAGCGAGGGCACGTACTTCATCACCGCGGACGTCCGGCCGCTCGGCTTCACCGACGGCGCGCAGCTGTGCCGCGAGCTGCCGGGCCGGATCGGCGTGGCCGCCGTGCCGGTGCAGGTGTTCACCGACCACCCGGACCAGTGGCGGCACCTGGTGCGGTTCGCGTTCTGCAAGCGCGACGAGGTGCTGGACGAGGCCATCGGCCGGCTGCGCGGGCTAAGCGTCTGA
- a CDS encoding alpha/beta fold hydrolase, with the protein MVTHRSFGSGAPVTLVGHGLGATPGEARLPTSGLPGTKVVVTLPSHGDAPDAPEGYWTYRRIAADLRAAARETGATRAVGVSLTAGALLALLADEPDAFDRVALLLPAVLDEPRRVLAREEAIVAVGGPPDYQAERRRAFARLDGALDELPGQVAVADRAVLAQVTAPVLVIGATADPLHPADVAEQVAATFPNGRLELVPSWLTHRGEVRTWLADFLRG; encoded by the coding sequence GTGGTGACGCACCGGAGCTTCGGCTCCGGCGCGCCCGTCACGCTCGTCGGCCACGGCCTCGGCGCGACACCCGGCGAAGCCCGCCTGCCCACCTCCGGGCTGCCGGGCACGAAAGTGGTGGTCACGCTCCCCTCGCACGGTGACGCGCCGGACGCGCCCGAGGGCTACTGGACCTACCGGCGCATCGCCGCCGACCTGCGCGCCGCGGCCCGGGAGACCGGTGCGACCCGGGCGGTCGGCGTGTCGTTGACGGCGGGCGCGCTGCTGGCCCTGCTCGCCGACGAACCCGACGCGTTCGACCGCGTGGCGCTGCTGCTGCCCGCCGTGCTGGACGAGCCGAGGCGGGTGCTCGCCCGCGAGGAGGCGATCGTCGCCGTCGGCGGCCCGCCCGACTACCAGGCGGAACGGCGGCGGGCGTTCGCCCGGCTGGACGGCGCGCTGGACGAGCTGCCCGGCCAGGTCGCCGTCGCCGATCGCGCGGTGTTGGCGCAGGTCACGGCCCCGGTGCTGGTGATCGGCGCCACGGCCGACCCGCTGCACCCCGCAGACGTGGCCGAGCAGGTGGCCGCCACCTTCCCGAACGGCCGGCTCGAGCTCGTGCCGTCGTGGCTGACGCACCGCGGTGAGGTCCGCACGTGGTTGGCCGACTTCCTGCGCGGGTAG
- a CDS encoding methyltransferase domain-containing protein, with the protein MDLAAHLRAQLTDSLLTAGVLRDPRWADAFRQVPRHAFLPGFFVQRPDGAWEPVTAEHPDHLALAYRDDVCVTQLDYDDHAWQQALVTGAVTGVPTSSSSMPTIMAIMLEALAVAPGDRVLEIGTGTGYNAALLCHVLGDARVTSIDVDEGVLRRAEARLAATGYHPTCVRGDGERGHAPRAPYDRVLGTCAVSRVPAAWLEQTAPGGVIVTTFNRAIGAGLVRLTVRDGQATGRVLAEDGRFMPLRAHRQAWADEALLEALTEEPTTSRTTLLSSRSVLDPAGGFEFFAGLALAGVAVAADPVRLVHRDGSWVRHRGAVVDQGGPRALWDVAEAAYRQWRALGRPRRDQFAFTATTTAQHFALDGTDLTWPLP; encoded by the coding sequence GTGGACCTTGCGGCGCACCTGCGAGCACAGCTGACCGACTCGCTGCTGACCGCCGGCGTGCTGCGCGACCCCCGCTGGGCGGACGCGTTTCGGCAGGTCCCGAGGCACGCGTTCCTGCCGGGGTTCTTCGTCCAGCGCCCCGACGGCGCCTGGGAGCCGGTGACCGCCGAGCACCCCGACCACCTCGCGCTCGCCTACCGCGACGACGTCTGCGTGACCCAGCTCGATTACGACGACCACGCGTGGCAGCAAGCACTCGTCACCGGCGCCGTGACGGGGGTACCCACCAGTTCGTCGAGCATGCCGACGATCATGGCGATCATGCTGGAGGCCCTGGCCGTCGCGCCGGGCGACCGGGTGCTGGAGATCGGCACCGGCACCGGCTACAACGCCGCCCTGCTCTGCCACGTGCTCGGCGACGCGCGGGTGACCTCGATCGACGTCGACGAGGGCGTGCTGCGGCGGGCCGAGGCGCGGCTGGCGGCCACCGGGTACCACCCGACGTGCGTGCGGGGCGACGGTGAGCGGGGACACGCGCCGCGCGCCCCTTACGACCGCGTCCTCGGCACGTGCGCCGTGTCGCGCGTCCCCGCGGCGTGGCTGGAGCAGACCGCGCCCGGCGGGGTGATCGTGACCACGTTCAACCGGGCCATCGGCGCCGGCCTGGTGCGGCTGACCGTGCGCGACGGGCAGGCCACCGGCCGAGTGCTGGCGGAGGACGGGCGGTTCATGCCGTTGCGCGCGCACCGGCAGGCGTGGGCGGACGAGGCGCTGCTGGAGGCGCTGACCGAGGAGCCGACCACGTCCCGCACGACCCTGCTGTCCTCGCGCAGCGTGCTCGACCCGGCCGGCGGCTTCGAGTTCTTCGCCGGGCTGGCGCTGGCCGGGGTGGCGGTGGCGGCCGACCCGGTCCGCCTCGTGCACCGCGACGGCTCGTGGGTCCGGCACCGCGGCGCGGTCGTGGACCAGGGCGGGCCGCGGGCGCTGTGGGACGTCGCCGAGGCCGCCTACCGGCAGTGGCGGGCGCTGGGCCGACCCCGCCGCGACCAGTTCGCCTTCACCGCGACGACCACGGCGCAGCACTTCGCCCTGGACGGCACCGACCTGACCTGGCCGCTCCCGTGA
- a CDS encoding zf-TFIIB domain-containing protein, producing MICPKCQDLMRTISRGSVHIEQCENCKGVFLDGGELEQIIAAERAHYAQPYRPEGVPVPVPAPVPVPAAAPTAVVPIEGTLPVDGDTPVEDGSQPAADPQPAAVPAAAQAAPAVPAAPPAGPPPPYQPPPGTQTGPPPPYQPPPGAAPAAPPPGYYAPQPYYPRRKRSFLEELLD from the coding sequence GTGATCTGCCCGAAATGCCAGGACCTCATGCGGACCATCAGCCGTGGCTCCGTGCACATCGAGCAGTGCGAGAACTGCAAGGGCGTTTTCCTGGACGGCGGCGAGCTGGAGCAGATCATCGCCGCCGAGCGGGCGCACTACGCGCAGCCCTACCGGCCGGAGGGTGTGCCGGTGCCCGTTCCGGCGCCGGTGCCCGTGCCGGCTGCGGCGCCGACGGCGGTCGTGCCGATCGAGGGGACGTTGCCGGTCGACGGCGACACGCCGGTGGAGGACGGGTCGCAGCCCGCCGCCGATCCGCAGCCCGCCGCCGTGCCCGCCGCCGCGCAGGCAGCGCCGGCCGTGCCCGCCGCGCCTCCCGCCGGTCCGCCCCCGCCCTACCAGCCGCCGCCCGGCACGCAGACCGGTCCGCCGCCGCCGTACCAGCCGCCGCCCGGCGCCGCGCCCGCCGCGCCGCCGCCCGGGTACTACGCGCCGCAGCCGTACTACCCGCGGCGCAAGCGCAGCTTCCTGGAGGAACTGCTCGACTGA
- a CDS encoding TetR/AcrR family transcriptional regulator translates to MPKQVEYESRRRQITDAVFLLADERGLEGVTLRDVAARADVSMGAVQRCFRTKEEMLRFALEEVGKRVLGRVGDTAAEAARAIALPERAEARVWLAFVAQAAVSPVLAPVLRASYADLEAMFTRLFGDGTRARAVLALADGLTTHVLIGHLTPDQAREVLDRQLAGPAS, encoded by the coding sequence GTGCCCAAGCAGGTCGAATACGAATCCCGGCGCAGGCAGATCACCGACGCGGTGTTCCTGCTCGCCGACGAACGCGGCCTCGAAGGCGTGACCTTGAGGGATGTCGCGGCGCGCGCGGACGTCTCGATGGGCGCGGTGCAGCGGTGCTTCCGCACCAAGGAGGAGATGCTGCGCTTCGCGCTGGAGGAGGTGGGCAAGCGCGTCCTCGGCCGGGTGGGCGACACCGCCGCCGAGGCGGCACGCGCCATCGCGCTGCCCGAGCGCGCCGAAGCCAGGGTGTGGCTCGCGTTCGTCGCCCAGGCCGCCGTCAGCCCCGTGCTCGCGCCCGTCCTGCGCGCGAGCTACGCCGACCTCGAAGCCATGTTCACCAGGCTCTTCGGCGACGGCACGCGGGCGCGGGCGGTGCTGGCGCTGGCCGACGGCCTCACCACGCACGTGCTCATCGGGCACCTCACGCCCGACCAGGCGCGCGAGGTGCTCGACCGGCAGCTGGCCGGGCCGGCAAGCTAG
- a CDS encoding type 1 glutamine amidotransferase domain-containing protein: MAEPKRIAFLVDTEGIEQVELTEPWQHVEKAGAVPRLLAPKLGQVQAYDHLTPADKFDVDVPFAHADPMDYDAVVIPGGVANSDNLRLDRDAVKFVKQHVAAGKPIAAICHGPWLLVEADVVRGKKLTSFPSLATDLRNAGADWADEEVRVCDAAGWTLVTSRNPGDLPAFNREALKAFGLQDI; the protein is encoded by the coding sequence ATGGCCGAACCGAAGAGGATCGCATTCCTGGTCGACACGGAGGGCATCGAGCAGGTCGAGCTGACCGAGCCCTGGCAGCACGTGGAGAAGGCCGGTGCCGTGCCGAGGCTGCTCGCCCCCAAGCTGGGGCAGGTGCAGGCCTACGACCACCTGACGCCGGCCGACAAGTTCGACGTGGACGTGCCGTTCGCGCACGCGGATCCCATGGACTACGACGCCGTGGTGATCCCCGGCGGCGTGGCCAACTCGGACAACCTCCGACTCGACCGCGACGCGGTGAAGTTCGTCAAGCAGCACGTCGCCGCGGGCAAGCCGATCGCGGCCATCTGCCACGGGCCGTGGCTGCTGGTGGAGGCGGACGTGGTGCGCGGCAAGAAGCTGACCTCGTTCCCGAGCCTGGCCACCGACCTGCGCAACGCGGGCGCCGACTGGGCGGACGAGGAGGTCCGGGTCTGCGACGCGGCCGGGTGGACCCTGGTCACCAGCCGCAACCCCGGCGACCTGCCGGCGTTCAACCGCGAGGCGCTCAAGGCCTTCGGGCTCCAGGACATCTGA
- a CDS encoding YbaK/EbsC family protein, producing MVGVWTIAGTLSPLPVLDRLDLVADPVAAALRSMADGARLAVAEIDPALADTAEFCAHYGSPLSASANCVVVAGKRGDTVRYAACVVLATTRADVNGVVRRRIDARKASFAPMDDAVSLSGMEYGGITPVGLPEDWPVLLSPEVAAAPELVIGSGLRGSKILVPGEVLAKLPTAEVVEGLAR from the coding sequence ATGGTCGGCGTGTGGACCATCGCGGGAACCCTGAGCCCCTTGCCCGTGCTCGACCGGCTCGACCTGGTCGCCGACCCGGTCGCGGCGGCGCTGCGGTCGATGGCGGACGGCGCCCGGCTCGCGGTCGCGGAGATCGACCCCGCGCTGGCGGACACGGCCGAGTTCTGCGCGCACTACGGCTCGCCGCTGTCGGCGTCGGCGAACTGCGTCGTCGTGGCGGGCAAGCGCGGCGACACCGTCCGGTACGCGGCGTGCGTCGTGCTGGCGACCACGCGCGCGGACGTGAACGGCGTCGTGCGGCGGCGGATCGACGCGCGCAAGGCGTCGTTCGCGCCGATGGACGACGCGGTGTCGCTCAGCGGCATGGAGTACGGCGGCATCACGCCCGTCGGCCTGCCCGAGGACTGGCCCGTGCTGCTGTCGCCCGAGGTGGCGGCGGCGCCGGAGCTGGTCATCGGCAGCGGCCTCCGCGGCAGCAAGATCCTCGTGCCCGGTGAGGTGCTGGCGAAGCTGCCGACCGCCGAGGTCGTCGAGGGCCTGGCCCGCTAG
- a CDS encoding MerR family transcriptional regulator — protein sequence MAWSIAQVARMSKVTSRTLRHYDAIGLLEPAWIGGNGYRYYEREQLLRLQRILLLRDLGLGLDTVAEVLDGRHRTVDVLRNHARWLAAEQDRLAKLARTVSRTIEELEGGDEVKMEELFDGFDADRQARYEAELVERYGEDVQRHVDDSKRRMRGWSKADADEFTAEWVAVGTAYAELFDAGAAVDGPAALDVTDRHYRWICRSWTPDRESYTGLGRLYVDAPEFKSQLDAHAEGLAEYVRDAIAAYARARL from the coding sequence ATGGCCTGGTCGATCGCGCAGGTCGCGCGCATGTCGAAGGTGACTTCGCGGACGTTGCGGCACTACGACGCGATCGGCCTGCTCGAACCGGCGTGGATCGGCGGCAACGGCTACCGGTACTACGAGCGCGAGCAGCTGCTCCGGCTCCAGCGCATCCTGCTGCTGCGCGACCTGGGGCTCGGCCTCGACACCGTGGCCGAGGTCCTGGACGGGCGGCACCGGACGGTCGACGTGCTGCGCAACCACGCGCGGTGGCTGGCCGCCGAGCAGGACCGGCTGGCGAAGCTGGCCCGGACCGTCTCCCGCACGATCGAGGAACTGGAAGGGGGTGACGAGGTGAAGATGGAAGAGCTGTTCGACGGCTTCGACGCCGACCGCCAGGCCCGCTACGAGGCGGAGCTGGTGGAGCGCTACGGCGAGGACGTCCAGCGGCACGTCGACGACAGCAAGAGGCGGATGCGCGGCTGGAGCAAGGCCGACGCGGACGAGTTCACGGCCGAGTGGGTCGCCGTCGGCACGGCCTACGCGGAGCTGTTCGACGCCGGCGCGGCGGTCGACGGGCCGGCGGCGCTCGACGTGACCGACCGGCACTACCGGTGGATCTGCCGCAGCTGGACCCCGGACCGGGAGTCCTACACCGGGCTGGGCCGGTTGTACGTCGACGCGCCGGAGTTCAAGTCGCAGCTGGACGCGCACGCCGAAGGCCTGGCCGAGTACGTCCGCGACGCGATCGCGGCGTACGCGCGGGCCAGGCTGTAG